The segment CATACTGACTGAAATAACGATTAACCTAAAGTTGTACCATTTTCTGCAATTTCAGAACACAATTTTAGTTGGTGAAGACAAGTAAAACTAATGGAAAGTTTCAAGTTTGTTCCAGTATGATTCAAGCAATTGGGCTTGAAATTTTCCTATTAAACTTGCGGGCGAAGTAAAATTCAAGTGTCGGCCGTTGTTTTAAAAGCTCTATGTTAATTGTTCGaagttaattgtttttttttcgagttTGTTGCTAATTGTTTGTTGCTGACTTTTGACCACTGTCTACGCTTTATTCCAGTCGGATACCACTATTTGTGATCCTCCTACCGTGagtattattaacaatttctCGTCTGATCCCACTTGCAGTTTGTACGTCCCAACGGATCCTACTACATTCTTGCAAAGTTAAAAAAGGGGTATGTACAGTCAGGAAAAAAGTCATTCGTTAAAAAtcaacattcatttatttacaacaattatCACAGAtatcatagaaaaataaatcatcacaGAAAAcactttacatttaaattaaaactatcaaatattaattacaacgaCTAGCTTCAAATCAACTTGTTAtcttaactaaaaatatagataagtcATTCATATAatctgtatataaaaatttacaaaataaggaaataaaataaaaagaaatcataaTCTTAACTTTTCCAGGCAGTGACCAACTGTGATTTTACCTGACAAAAGTTCATTAGTTACGTGTTTAAACCAGTTGTCGTTAGCAATCACTTTGGTTAGTCTTCGCTTCGGGTTCGGCAGCTCAAAATTATGCTTTTTAATGTTAACCTTTTGAAGACTGGCATCatcttttaaaacttttaagagttgaaataaattgggTTTCTTTGGCAGAGTactgtttagttttttatgcCAAGATTCTACAGCATTGGTTGTGCGGTGACGTTGATTATGAACACACCAAATGTTGACAAAATTTTCGTCTTCCAGCCATTGTGTCACCATATAATCGTTGAATTGTTGAATTTCATTAGATTCAGGACTGTCTTCCATTAAATAGCACCACCCGTCTGAGATGAATTCTCGAGGTAGCAGCGGCAGGAGAGCTGAGAGCGCTACATGTTTTCGGAGTCTCTTTTCTTTAGTTAAATTTAGCGCTTTAGCCTTCTTCCACACGTTGTGTGAAAAATGAAAGTAACATCCTTTTACTTCGACTGAAGGGAAAACTTTTGATATGGCATTCATAGCCGCTTGTTCATAATCTGTCACATATATCAACGGTTCCCAATCTGGAATATGTTCCTTTAATACTTGAAAAAGTGTTGTGTAAATTTCTTCAGTTTTTCTATTCAGCAACACGTACATTAAAGGCACTATTCTTGTGTGCTCTTCATTGCTTCCGAGATCGCCGTGTATAGAATAAAGTTGTACAAATGGTTTTGGGCAGCACTCAAAAGTTCCGtcactaaaataaatcttgatatgtttaatttgttcCAGGACTTCGCTATCAGCAAAAACTATAATTCGAGTTTCGGAAGATTCATTATAGTAGTCGGCAAGAACAAATTCCTTGAACTGCAAAGGAACTATAACTTCTTCAGGCAAATtgcattgtatttttgtcactCCGGCTTTCTTATTTCTGGCATTATATAAAGAAGATTTAATGTTTCCGAATGACGGAAGCTTTTTTAAGAGATCCAAGCCTGCATTTTCGAATTCTGACATAAAGTTGTTGTAAATATTGGGTATTGGTGAAAAATTCGAAGATAGAACCTTTTCTCGGCattcatgtaatttttgatctactacattttttatttcgtccgGCTTACATTGgtgacttttttcttttataatgttgttttcctgatgaaaaaaaaaacttcaagtTAGATTACACactttaatgaataataataatactgttAGACTAAtccacacagcgccatctagccCCAAGCTAAGCAACTAAATGCTTATGTTATGCGTGCTAGATTAACGGATATTCCtactatttataatagttttttttgttgtatatatgTCGCAGTCATCTGGTTGAATCTACTATTTGATTGAATGACTAGCTCCTATATTGAATGACGATATTCAATTGAATGACTAAAGGACAATTCGTCAAGTCGTGTAACGTTTAACGTCTTGACTGAACGTCATTTAGCGAAGTCGTTGAATGGGATATAGCccattttgtaatgtttggTTAGGATGACCATGAGTTCGCAACTTAAAAGTTAAccttactttaaataaaaataagttaattataaaatatctcgtTAAATAGAATCTGTAcgactttgtaatatttgattagGGTGAACATAAGTTCGctaatttcgtaaaattaaaaaggtaaccttactttacataacaaaaatgagGACATGATATGTTGCAGGATAA is part of the Plodia interpunctella isolate USDA-ARS_2022_Savannah chromosome Z, ilPloInte3.2, whole genome shotgun sequence genome and harbors:
- the LOC128683333 gene encoding uncharacterized protein LOC128683333, with protein sequence MSEGNSKPSTSNNSGGEFTIIQRNGGAVLLRAGYQYTKKITFKSGCITWRCVNWRKKCPAYINIKENNIIKEKSHQCKPDEIKNVVDQKLHECREKVLSSNFSPIPNIYNNFMSEFENAGLDLLKKLPSFGNIKSSLYNARNKKAGVTKIQCNLPEEVIVPLQFKEFVLADYYNESSETRIIVFADSEVLEQIKHIKIYFSDGTFECCPKPFVQLYSIHGDLGSNEEHTRIVPLMYVLLNRKTEEIYTTLFQVLKEHIPDWEPLIYVTDYEQAAMNAISKVFPSVEVKGCYFHFSHNVWKKAKALNLTKEKRLRKHVALSALLPLLPREFISDGWCYLMEDSPESNEIQQFNDYMVTQWLEDENFVNIWCVHNQRHRTTNAVESWHKKLNSTLPKKPNLFQLLKVLKDDASLQKVNIKKHNFELPNPKRRLTKVIANDNWFKHVTNELLSGKITVGHCLEKLRL